The following are from one region of the Marinomonas sp. CT5 genome:
- the flhA gene encoding flagellar biosynthesis protein FlhA, with protein MNFDRSRITGQVQGIFSGNLGIPILLLSLLAMMILPIPAFLLDVLFTFNIALAIVVLLVAIYSMRPLDFAVFPTVLLVSTLMRLALNVASTRVVLLKGHEGGDAAGKVIQAFGEVVIGGNYVVGFVVFAILMIINFAVVTKGAGRISEVSARFTLDAMPGKQMAIDADLNAGMIDSEQAKTRRTEIASEAEFYGSMDGASKFVKGDAIAGLLILGINIIGGLSIGMAQHGLSFTEAIEKYSLLTIGDGLVAQLPSLMLSTAAAIMVTRVNETGDMGSQVVRQMFGSSKALYVAAGVMTIMGVVPGMPHFSFLSLAACLGGLAYFLEYSKKKKAKESGKSSSKSSSDTQVPAEVKDLSWDDVAPVDMLGLEVGYRLIPLVDKTQGGELLARIKGVRRKLSQDLGFLVPSVHIRDNLDLMPNAYRVTLMGVSLAEAEVHPDKDLAIDPGQVFGSIDGIAGKDPSFGLDAVWIDPKKRDQAQTYGYTVVDVSTVVATHINQIMHKHAYELIGHDEVQQLLSLLKQYNPKLAEELVPNTVPLSVLLKVLQNLLIEGVPLRDMRTIAEAIMGVQPKTQDPMILTAAVRTSLSRLIIQTLADGVEEIPVLTLDPQLEKMLMQTVQQSQQSGIKNEEALILEPQMAEQLQSSLRQSAEQQEAMGNTPILIVSAPIRPMLARFMRYGMVNMSVLSYQEVPDHKRITVVGVIGQ; from the coding sequence GTGAACTTTGATCGCAGCCGGATTACAGGGCAGGTTCAGGGGATATTTAGTGGAAATCTAGGTATCCCTATTTTACTGCTGTCGCTTTTGGCGATGATGATTTTACCTATTCCTGCATTTCTGTTGGATGTACTTTTTACCTTTAATATTGCATTGGCTATTGTCGTTTTGTTGGTCGCTATCTACTCCATGCGACCTTTAGATTTTGCTGTCTTCCCCACAGTACTTCTTGTTTCTACTTTAATGCGGTTGGCGCTTAATGTTGCATCAACCCGCGTGGTGTTGTTAAAAGGTCATGAGGGTGGAGATGCGGCCGGTAAGGTGATTCAGGCCTTTGGTGAAGTCGTAATTGGCGGTAATTACGTTGTAGGTTTTGTCGTCTTTGCCATTTTGATGATTATCAACTTTGCTGTTGTGACCAAAGGGGCCGGTCGTATCTCTGAAGTAAGTGCACGTTTTACCCTTGATGCTATGCCAGGTAAGCAGATGGCCATTGATGCAGATCTGAATGCGGGAATGATTGACTCTGAACAGGCTAAGACTCGCCGTACTGAAATTGCTTCAGAAGCTGAGTTTTATGGCTCTATGGATGGTGCATCCAAATTCGTGAAAGGGGATGCTATTGCGGGTTTGTTGATTCTGGGGATTAATATCATTGGTGGCTTATCAATCGGTATGGCTCAGCATGGTCTCTCTTTCACCGAAGCTATAGAAAAGTATTCGTTGCTGACTATCGGTGATGGTTTAGTAGCTCAGTTGCCTTCTTTAATGCTTTCCACGGCTGCGGCAATCATGGTAACCCGTGTAAATGAAACGGGGGATATGGGGTCCCAAGTTGTTCGTCAAATGTTTGGCTCGTCTAAGGCTTTATATGTGGCGGCGGGCGTAATGACGATCATGGGTGTTGTCCCTGGTATGCCGCATTTTTCTTTCTTGTCTTTGGCTGCTTGTTTAGGTGGTCTTGCTTACTTTCTTGAATACAGCAAGAAGAAAAAGGCCAAAGAAAGTGGTAAAAGCTCCAGCAAGAGTTCATCTGATACTCAAGTGCCAGCTGAGGTGAAAGATCTTAGTTGGGATGATGTCGCACCGGTTGATATGCTTGGTTTAGAGGTTGGTTATCGCTTAATTCCTTTAGTAGATAAAACCCAAGGTGGCGAGTTATTGGCCAGAATTAAAGGGGTGCGACGAAAGTTATCACAAGACCTTGGTTTTTTGGTGCCGAGTGTGCATATTCGAGATAACTTGGATTTAATGCCAAATGCCTATCGAGTGACTCTTATGGGGGTTAGCCTGGCAGAGGCTGAAGTGCATCCAGATAAGGATCTCGCGATTGATCCTGGTCAGGTTTTTGGTTCTATTGATGGTATTGCGGGGAAAGATCCTTCATTTGGCTTAGATGCGGTGTGGATTGATCCTAAGAAGAGAGATCAGGCTCAAACATATGGTTATACTGTGGTTGATGTCAGTACTGTTGTGGCGACGCATATTAACCAGATTATGCATAAGCATGCTTATGAATTGATAGGTCATGATGAAGTTCAACAGCTATTAAGTTTATTGAAGCAATACAACCCTAAATTGGCAGAAGAGTTGGTTCCAAACACTGTCCCTCTTAGCGTGTTACTAAAAGTGTTGCAGAATTTACTTATTGAAGGCGTACCTTTGAGAGATATGCGCACTATTGCAGAGGCAATTATGGGAGTGCAACCGAAAACTCAGGATCCTATGATTTTGACCGCGGCAGTGAGGACGTCATTATCGCGTTTAATTATTCAAACACTGGCTGACGGGGTTGAGGAAATTCCAGTTCTCACTTTGGATCCGCAGCTTGAGAAAATGTTGATGCAAACGGTTCAGCAGAGTCAGCAATCTGGTATTAAGAATGAAGAGGCGCTTATATTGGAGCCTCAAATGGCAGAGCAACTGCAATCCTCTCTACGTCAATCTGCTGAACAGCAGGAGGCGATGGGGAATACGCCAATTCTAATTGTTTCTGCGCCGATACGTCCTATGTTGGCCCGCTTTATGCGATATGGAATGGTGAATATGTCGGTGCTTTCTTATCAAGAAGTTCCAGATCATAAGCGAATAACAGTAGTTGGTGTTATTGGTCAATAA
- the flhB gene encoding flagellar biosynthesis protein FlhB, with the protein MAENEDGSEKTENASSKKLQDARNKGNLPRSKDLSSALLLIVAAVTIYGTGTLLVRDLAVLFDFNFLIEREDLFDLSRMIFHLYQSVVTMMDSMVVLMSVLAAAGIVGSIALGGLNFSWEPLTPKLSKMNPLTGLKRMFSVQSLVELLKSIAKVSLVGLIAVLVLNHFLPETLGLTFQTIELAISHGIDIVIWSFVFVTLALAFIAAVDVPFQVWSHKEKLKMTKQEVKDEFKQQEGDPLVRGRIRQLQRQAAMNRMMSDVPNADVIITNPTHFSVALKYDQTGGTAPIMLAKGGDFIALKIREVGNHYDIPVIQSPALTRAIYHHTEIGDEIPQGLFKVVAQLLAYVYQLRNARTGAPHPEVMPNLDVPDEFQWDGN; encoded by the coding sequence ATGGCTGAGAATGAAGATGGTAGTGAAAAGACGGAAAATGCCAGTAGTAAGAAACTTCAGGATGCTCGAAATAAAGGTAATCTTCCTAGGTCTAAGGACCTAAGTTCTGCATTATTGCTAATAGTTGCTGCGGTTACTATTTATGGTACTGGAACACTTCTTGTTCGTGATTTAGCCGTTCTGTTTGATTTTAATTTCTTGATTGAAAGAGAGGACTTGTTTGACCTAAGTCGTATGATTTTTCATCTTTATCAGTCAGTGGTAACCATGATGGACTCTATGGTTGTACTAATGTCTGTTTTAGCTGCTGCGGGTATTGTGGGTAGTATTGCCCTTGGCGGTTTGAATTTTTCCTGGGAGCCTTTAACCCCAAAACTCAGTAAGATGAATCCTTTGACGGGACTGAAACGTATGTTTTCTGTTCAGTCGTTGGTGGAATTACTTAAGTCTATTGCCAAAGTGTCACTTGTTGGTTTAATTGCTGTCTTAGTGTTGAATCATTTTTTGCCTGAAACGCTAGGTTTGACCTTTCAAACCATTGAACTGGCGATTTCTCATGGTATTGATATTGTTATTTGGTCTTTTGTCTTTGTGACGCTTGCTTTGGCTTTTATTGCGGCTGTGGATGTTCCTTTTCAAGTTTGGTCGCATAAAGAAAAGCTTAAAATGACTAAACAAGAAGTAAAAGATGAGTTTAAGCAGCAGGAAGGTGACCCTTTGGTCCGGGGGCGAATTCGTCAATTACAGCGGCAGGCGGCGATGAATCGTATGATGTCTGATGTCCCTAATGCTGATGTTATTATCACAAACCCGACACATTTTTCTGTGGCCTTAAAATACGATCAAACTGGCGGCACAGCCCCTATTATGTTGGCTAAAGGTGGGGATTTTATTGCATTGAAAATTCGCGAAGTTGGCAATCACTATGATATCCCTGTGATACAATCGCCCGCATTAACGAGGGCAATATATCATCACACAGAGATTGGAGATGAAATACCACAAGGTTTATTTAAAGTTGTGGCTCAATTATTGGCGTATGTATACCAATTACGAAATGCCAGGACGGGAGCGCCACATCCAGAAGTTATGCCAAATTTGGATGTTCCTGATGAGTTTCAATGGGATGGTAATTAA
- the fliR gene encoding flagellar biosynthetic protein FliR gives MLELNPDELLKLTISFLLPFFRIGAFFMALPLFGSRLVSARLRIAFSFIVAVIVTPVINIPSYDPISPAYIVLIAEQLVVGFVLGFVVTILFQLFSLAGQLAAMKAGLGFAMSNDPANGISVATLGQYYLSMVALAFLGTNGHLVMIEYLAESFNYWPIGSGFDSQRYWQLVLLGSWMFEKALLIVLPLAVAVLVINLSFGVVAKASPQLNVFALGFPIIMLFSLFFFWIMLDDFLNIYSLFFAEIIDWMKTTWGIHLNG, from the coding sequence ATGTTAGAGCTTAACCCCGACGAATTATTGAAGTTAACGATCAGTTTTTTATTGCCTTTTTTCCGTATCGGCGCTTTCTTTATGGCATTGCCTTTGTTTGGTAGTCGTCTTGTTAGTGCTCGTCTTCGGATCGCATTTTCTTTTATTGTTGCTGTTATTGTAACGCCAGTCATTAATATCCCAAGTTATGATCCAATCTCTCCAGCTTATATTGTTCTTATTGCAGAGCAGTTGGTTGTTGGTTTTGTTTTAGGTTTTGTTGTTACCATTCTTTTTCAATTGTTCTCATTGGCGGGGCAATTGGCAGCCATGAAAGCTGGACTAGGTTTTGCTATGTCGAATGACCCTGCCAATGGTATTTCTGTAGCAACGCTTGGTCAGTATTATTTATCTATGGTGGCATTAGCCTTTTTGGGGACAAATGGCCATTTGGTAATGATAGAGTATCTGGCGGAGAGCTTTAACTACTGGCCTATTGGGAGTGGTTTTGATAGTCAGCGCTATTGGCAGTTGGTATTGTTGGGTAGTTGGATGTTTGAAAAGGCGTTATTGATTGTGTTGCCGTTGGCTGTTGCTGTATTGGTGATCAATTTGTCTTTTGGTGTGGTGGCAAAAGCCTCCCCACAGTTGAACGTTTTTGCTCTTGGTTTTCCTATCATAATGCTATTTTCATTGTTTTTCTTCTGGATTATGTTGGATGATTTTTTGAATATTTATTCGCTGTTCTTTGCGGAAATTATTGATTGGATGAAAACGACTTGGGGGATTCATTTAAATGGCTGA
- the fliQ gene encoding flagellar biosynthesis protein FliQ: MNPQVVLDLYGQGFYLIVLIVGVVMVPSLVVGLIVSVFQAATQINEQTLSFLPRLIVTILVIMQLGPWILTKLMDFTTNLFVNIPMIIG, from the coding sequence ATGAACCCTCAAGTGGTGCTTGATTTATACGGACAGGGCTTTTATCTGATTGTCTTGATCGTAGGTGTTGTGATGGTGCCGAGTTTAGTGGTCGGTTTGATTGTGAGTGTGTTTCAGGCGGCCACTCAAATTAATGAGCAAACTTTGTCTTTTTTGCCTAGGCTTATTGTAACTATTTTGGTCATCATGCAGCTTGGGCCTTGGATATTGACTAAGCTTATGGACTTTACCACCAACTTATTTGTTAATATTCCTATGATAATAGGCTGA
- the fliP gene encoding flagellar type III secretion system pore protein FliP (The bacterial flagellar biogenesis protein FliP forms a type III secretion system (T3SS)-type pore required for flagellar assembly.) → MIRFVLFLLLIFPAFSWAEVGLPALKVVTNPDGSQDYSVSLQILFIMTALTLLPAALMMMTAFTRIIVVLAILRQAIGLQQTPSNQIMIGMALFLTLFIMTPTLDKVNEVALQPYLKDEMTSIQAVEAASVPVRDFMLAQTREDDIALFVKLAGKEGAIESMDTLPFTILMPAFVTSELKTAFQIGFMIFIPFLIVDMVVASVLMAMGMMMLSPVIISLPFKIMLFVMVDGWSMIMGTLAASFGI, encoded by the coding sequence GTGATTCGTTTTGTCCTGTTTTTATTGTTGATATTCCCTGCTTTTTCATGGGCTGAAGTTGGATTGCCTGCGTTAAAAGTTGTCACCAATCCAGACGGTAGCCAAGACTACAGCGTTTCGTTGCAAATCCTATTTATCATGACGGCGCTGACGTTACTGCCAGCGGCTCTCATGATGATGACGGCTTTCACGCGTATCATTGTTGTGTTGGCTATTTTGCGTCAAGCTATTGGTTTACAGCAAACGCCATCGAATCAAATCATGATCGGTATGGCTCTTTTTCTAACCTTATTCATTATGACGCCAACCTTGGATAAAGTGAATGAAGTTGCGTTACAGCCTTATTTGAAAGACGAAATGACGTCAATTCAAGCTGTAGAGGCCGCATCGGTTCCGGTTAGAGATTTTATGCTGGCTCAAACTAGGGAAGATGATATTGCATTATTTGTTAAGTTAGCTGGTAAAGAGGGAGCCATCGAATCAATGGATACTCTGCCATTTACTATTTTGATGCCTGCTTTTGTGACCAGTGAACTTAAAACTGCCTTTCAAATTGGTTTTATGATTTTTATTCCTTTTTTGATCGTAGATATGGTGGTGGCAAGTGTGTTGATGGCAATGGGGATGATGATGTTGTCTCCGGTTATTATTTCTTTGCCCTTCAAAATAATGCTGTTTGTCATGGTTGATGGCTGGTCGATGATTATGGGTACTTTGGCTGCGAGCTTCGGGATTTAG
- the fliO gene encoding flagellar biosynthetic protein FliO gives MEDFSAASSIWKVVVSLIFVIAFIPACLWLMKRFQFAQMKLGQSDIKVVNVQSLGAKEKLMLVEVEGERLLIGVTAHSISHLRSFSSKNQSFAAVMDEVDRENYTDSKKNNNKDAQ, from the coding sequence ATGGAAGATTTTTCTGCGGCTTCTTCTATTTGGAAAGTGGTTGTTTCTTTAATATTTGTTATTGCTTTCATTCCAGCGTGTTTATGGCTAATGAAGCGTTTTCAGTTTGCTCAGATGAAACTAGGTCAGTCCGATATTAAGGTTGTTAATGTTCAGTCTTTGGGGGCGAAAGAAAAGTTGATGCTGGTTGAGGTGGAAGGAGAGCGCTTGTTAATCGGTGTTACAGCCCACTCTATAAGTCACCTGAGAAGTTTTTCATCAAAAAATCAATCATTTGCTGCTGTTATGGATGAGGTTGATAGAGAGAATTATACTGACAGTAAAAAGAACAATAATAAGGACGCACAGTGA
- the fliN gene encoding flagellar motor switch protein FliN, which yields MAEEQNPDAAGMDDDLADEWAAAMSEAGETEGDDSVEDEWASAMSEQNVEPVKLETLSNPSVPNGGVGSDLDLIMDIPVVLSMELGNTEIAIRNLMQLTQGSVVELDRFAGEPLDVLVNGTLIAHGEVVVVNDKYGIRLTDVVSPSERIRRLK from the coding sequence ATGGCAGAAGAGCAAAACCCAGATGCAGCAGGTATGGACGATGATTTAGCCGACGAATGGGCTGCAGCAATGAGTGAGGCTGGAGAAACCGAAGGCGATGATAGTGTTGAAGATGAATGGGCGTCGGCAATGTCTGAGCAAAATGTTGAGCCTGTTAAGTTAGAGACACTTTCCAATCCTTCTGTGCCTAATGGCGGCGTGGGTTCCGATCTCGACTTGATTATGGATATTCCTGTTGTCCTCTCTATGGAGTTGGGCAATACCGAAATTGCAATTCGAAATCTAATGCAATTAACGCAAGGTTCGGTGGTGGAGCTCGATCGGTTTGCTGGTGAGCCTCTTGATGTATTGGTTAATGGTACATTGATTGCGCACGGTGAGGTGGTTGTAGTGAATGATAAATACGGCATACGTTTAACGGATGTTGTAAGTCCTAGTGAGCGTATTAGACGACTGAAGTAG
- the fliM gene encoding flagellar motor switch protein FliM, producing MSAQDLLSQDEIDALLHGADEKPEEEDNRDANGVASYDITSQERIVRGRMPTLEMINERFARYTRISLFNMLRRTADVSSGGLQVMKFGEYVHTLYVPTSLNLVKFRPLRSTALFILDAKLVFKLVDNFFGGDGRHAKIEGREFTPTEIRIVQLMLEQVFVDLTEAWAPVLKLELEYISSEVNPAMANIVSPSEVVVVSTFHIELDGGGGELHITLPYSMIEPVRELLDAGVQSDVDEKDDRWGKSLEQDVKDISVNLSVNVANRKISLGDVLKFKVGDIIPIEMPEFVTVRANGVPTFKGKLGVSDERYSVQMEESFKPKVTK from the coding sequence ATGTCAGCTCAAGATTTATTATCCCAAGACGAGATCGACGCGTTATTACATGGCGCAGACGAAAAGCCTGAAGAAGAGGATAATCGAGATGCCAATGGAGTGGCATCTTATGACATTACTAGTCAAGAAAGAATTGTGCGTGGGCGTATGCCCACCTTGGAAATGATAAACGAACGATTTGCGCGTTATACTCGTATTAGTTTGTTTAACATGCTCCGAAGAACGGCCGATGTTTCATCGGGAGGGCTTCAGGTCATGAAGTTTGGAGAGTACGTTCATACTTTATATGTCCCTACCAGTCTGAATTTAGTTAAATTTAGGCCATTGAGAAGTACCGCTCTTTTTATTTTAGATGCAAAACTCGTTTTTAAATTGGTGGATAATTTTTTTGGTGGCGATGGTCGTCATGCAAAAATTGAAGGTCGTGAGTTTACTCCAACTGAAATTCGTATTGTTCAATTGATGTTAGAGCAAGTATTTGTTGATTTGACTGAAGCTTGGGCACCAGTACTGAAATTAGAGTTAGAATATATAAGTTCAGAAGTGAATCCTGCGATGGCGAATATCGTTAGTCCTAGCGAGGTGGTGGTTGTATCAACATTTCACATCGAGCTTGATGGCGGTGGCGGTGAGCTTCATATTACTCTACCTTACTCTATGATTGAGCCTGTTAGAGAATTGTTGGATGCTGGTGTACAGAGTGATGTAGATGAAAAAGACGATCGCTGGGGGAAATCTCTTGAACAAGATGTAAAAGATATCAGCGTCAATTTGTCTGTTAATGTAGCGAATCGAAAAATCTCATTGGGTGATGTATTAAAATTTAAAGTAGGTGATATCATTCCGATAGAGATGCCGGAGTTTGTCACAGTTAGAGCGAATGGTGTTCCAACATTTAAAGGTAAGTTAGGTGTTAGTGATGAACGCTATTCAGTGCAAATGGAAGAAAGTTTTAAACCTAAGGTAACGAAATAA
- a CDS encoding flagellar basal body-associated FliL family protein, with protein sequence MAEEEGLDVGAEDAKSGGKKKLIIIVVLALVLLGGGGAGAYFFFFSGSGGSGSAESSEAAIANAPSIYLALDPAFTIDFMVDGRQRYVQLGLTVKSKSEEQIDAVTTHMPLIRNSLVLLFSSQSFTDLQTTEGKENLKMAALDAINGILEQETGQGGIDAVLFTNFVMQ encoded by the coding sequence ATGGCTGAAGAAGAAGGTTTAGATGTTGGTGCCGAAGACGCAAAGTCTGGCGGGAAGAAAAAACTTATTATTATTGTTGTTCTTGCTTTAGTTTTATTAGGCGGGGGCGGTGCTGGCGCTTATTTTTTCTTTTTTAGTGGCTCTGGTGGTAGTGGTTCTGCAGAGTCATCTGAAGCGGCTATAGCTAATGCGCCTTCTATTTATCTTGCTTTAGATCCTGCTTTTACGATTGATTTTATGGTTGATGGCCGGCAGCGCTATGTGCAGCTAGGTTTGACGGTCAAGTCAAAAAGTGAAGAGCAAATTGATGCTGTAACTACTCATATGCCATTAATTCGTAATAGTCTTGTTTTGTTGTTTTCTAGTCAGTCATTTACGGACTTGCAGACTACAGAAGGGAAAGAGAATTTAAAAATGGCAGCTCTTGATGCAATCAATGGCATTCTTGAGCAAGAAACTGGTCAGGGCGGTATCGATGCCGTGTTATTCACTAATTTTGTGATGCAATAA
- a CDS encoding flagellar hook-length control protein FliK, which yields MRTDSNTILSLPSGAPPKKSNFAKVPASNSGAFADDFRKAKEVNSPKKRAETDTSSASTSSTGSSSKTNGSSEAGDTSSVKSSSKTAATTNNSEVGKEKSTSENNDSSNRVSDDKVAVQDSSQLSGKELQQEGEALPTEESLSEGEVSPVNELSLAGIGEAAESKNSTLEGASKTVSGDAVDSSLANLNNPPLKSSDSSLLSKTVNSDGMATEELSTGNADSKIVGASVIAGLGAIKRGASNETKVDASTKLVALSDGDFLKEEKALSSDQLEAGADEADNSELSWVLSQMGASGAKSAAVNSGGDAVLDTSKAALATAGVVAGASDRTSRSDSVPSSLLGDVSSPDDLGSDTADSLLAEDGIFIDEPIELRKKEHEAMLGRMSAQADGSMGADNSSGGLNSSLHNNMNRAAALGGAAVAANAAPNSTANLAMTLPPGHPGWAGEMSQKVAWIARDGGHTAHIRLDPPELGSLTVKVSVDSDSNTQISFVAATPQARDLLEGQMGRLRDMLAQQGMDLSRADVDVSQQDTSGAQDRANHRNNDASGNGIAVNDDIDDELIPKNLSYVSATGVDYYA from the coding sequence ATGCGCACAGATTCAAATACAATCTTATCTTTACCTTCAGGCGCTCCGCCTAAAAAGTCAAATTTTGCCAAGGTCCCTGCTAGTAATAGTGGTGCTTTTGCCGATGATTTTAGAAAAGCGAAAGAAGTAAATAGTCCTAAAAAAAGGGCTGAGACTGATACTTCATCAGCTTCGACGTCATCTACAGGGAGTTCATCCAAAACAAATGGCTCTAGTGAGGCTGGTGACACTTCTTCAGTTAAATCTTCTAGTAAAACTGCAGCCACGACTAATAATAGTGAAGTGGGCAAAGAGAAAAGCACTTCAGAAAATAATGATTCTTCTAATCGTGTTTCTGATGACAAAGTTGCTGTGCAGGATTCCTCTCAATTAAGCGGCAAAGAGTTGCAGCAAGAAGGCGAAGCATTACCTACAGAAGAGTCGTTGAGTGAAGGCGAGGTATCACCTGTTAATGAATTATCGTTAGCTGGGATAGGGGAAGCAGCGGAATCTAAAAATTCGACTTTGGAAGGGGCTTCAAAAACCGTTTCAGGTGACGCTGTTGATTCAAGTTTAGCGAATTTAAACAATCCTCCATTGAAAAGCTCTGATTCTTCTCTTTTGTCAAAAACAGTCAATTCTGATGGCATGGCAACCGAGGAGTTATCCACTGGTAATGCAGACTCTAAAATTGTTGGCGCTTCAGTTATAGCTGGGTTGGGCGCGATTAAGCGAGGAGCTTCTAACGAGACTAAAGTAGACGCCTCTACTAAATTGGTTGCATTATCTGATGGTGACTTCTTGAAAGAGGAAAAGGCGTTGTCTTCTGATCAATTGGAAGCAGGAGCGGATGAAGCAGACAATAGTGAATTGTCTTGGGTTTTGTCACAGATGGGGGCGTCAGGAGCTAAATCTGCTGCTGTTAATTCCGGTGGTGATGCTGTGCTTGATACTTCCAAAGCCGCTTTAGCGACAGCTGGTGTGGTTGCTGGAGCTTCCGATAGAACATCCCGATCAGATTCTGTTCCATCTTCGCTTTTGGGGGATGTTTCTTCTCCTGATGATTTAGGTTCTGACACTGCCGATTCTTTACTAGCAGAAGATGGAATTTTTATTGATGAGCCTATTGAATTACGCAAAAAAGAACACGAGGCAATGTTGGGGCGGATGTCTGCACAGGCTGATGGGAGTATGGGGGCGGATAACTCATCGGGAGGACTAAATAGCTCGCTGCATAATAATATGAATCGAGCGGCAGCATTGGGTGGAGCGGCCGTTGCTGCGAATGCGGCACCAAATTCTACTGCAAATCTAGCAATGACATTACCTCCAGGGCACCCAGGTTGGGCTGGAGAGATGAGTCAGAAGGTGGCTTGGATTGCTCGTGATGGAGGTCACACGGCTCATATCCGGTTGGATCCGCCTGAGTTAGGTAGTTTGACGGTAAAAGTCTCGGTTGATAGTGACTCTAATACTCAAATAAGTTTTGTTGCGGCGACACCGCAAGCTCGGGATCTATTAGAGGGGCAAATGGGGCGGTTACGAGATATGCTTGCTCAACAGGGAATGGATTTAAGCCGAGCTGATGTTGACGTATCGCAGCAGGATACTTCCGGTGCGCAAGATAGAGCGAATCATCGTAACAACGACGCGTCAGGAAATGGTATTGCAGTCAATGATGATATTGATGATGAGTTGATTCCGAAGAATTTATCTTATGTTTCGGCGACTGGCGTTGACTACTATGCTTAA